Below is a window of Camelina sativa cultivar DH55 chromosome 11, Cs, whole genome shotgun sequence DNA.
GCGTGTAGTACCGAGAGATGCCTCTGCGTACATTTCAAGCCAAAAGTTCGTACCGGACCCAACATCACAAAACCCAAACCCGCAAACTGATCCCTAGACTCCCAAGATGCGTCAATCTGGCATCTAAACTCTCCGAGGATTTCCCCGTCGGCCTCCACCTCCTCGTCTTGACTATCATCTGGTTCCTCATAGGAATCGAGTATCTGAGCCAATCTCCATGCAGCCGCCTCCGAGGAAGCAAGTTCCAGCGTGTCTAAAGGGGATGTATCCTTGTTGTTAAACGTTTTCTCATTCCGCGCTTTCCATAAGTACCACAAGATCCAAGGGAAAACCTCAAGCTGATCTTTCGGAGTTCCCTGTTCCTTAGCTTGCCAGAGTAGGTAGTCAAAGTTTGTGTAAATCGAATTACTCGGGAAGACCCCCGGAATAGTTGCAATATTGGAAAGAGCCGACACCTGCAAAGCCGGCGGACATCTAAATAAGATATGGTTAATCGATTCCTCCTCATCTCCACATCTGTGACATGTCTTGTCTGTACCGCAGTGTCGATCAGCTAGACGGCTATTTGAAGCTACACATCCCGAGAGGGCTAGCCACAAGAAGTGTTTGATTTTCCGTGACGTCTTCGGTTTCCAGACTTGACTCTTTAACTTGGTAGTGCTTGGTTCAACTATCTCCTGGGCTGCTTGAGTAGCGATCACGTATCCGGATCTGACTGTGTATTGACATAACTTGGTATGGCTCCAAACATAGTCGTCAACCATAAACCTCTTACTAGGTTGTAGACAAGTGATAAGGGGGACATCCATCGGATCCACCAGTTCAATTAGCTAATCCATTTTCCAAGTCTTTGAATCAAAATCTATCAAATGATTCACATAAAGGTTTGGATCCTTGAATACCTCTCGGTCCTTCGCTGGTCTCGCTGGTATTGTGGGGATCCAATTATCCAACCAAACGCGGGTGTTAAACCCAGAGCGTATGTTTTTCCGGAGACCTTGTTGGAGTAATGGCTTTGCTGCCATCATACTACGCCACTCAAAAGATGGGGAATTAACTCTTTGCACGTCCATGGGATTTGAATATCTGAAATATCGCCCCTTTAAAACACGACAAAGCAGGGAGTCTGGGTACCTGAGAAGTCTCCAGGTCTGTTTAGCAAGTAAAGCTAGATTGAAATCCTTTAAGTCACGAAATCCAAGCCCCCTTGTTCCAAGGGAACACTGATTTTATCCCACGCCACCCAATGGAgtcctttgttgttgttttttgtgctCCACCAGAATCTAGCCACAGCTCCTCGAAGTTTATTAATGATCTGCTGAGGAAGTAGGAAACAAGACATAACATAAGTTGGTAAGGCTTGTGCAACTGATTTTATCAACACTTCTCGTCCTCCCTTTGACAGAAACTTTGCAGACGAGGAGTTTATCCTAGCATTTAAACGATCTTGTACAAAAGCAAAAACCTGTTGCTTGGATCCACAAATCGTCTCTAGTAGTCCCAAATACGTCCCCATATCTCCTTCTCTTGAGATACCAAGAGCCTTTTTTAGATCCGCTTTAAGATTTTGCTCCACTCTATTGCCAAACAGAATCGCCGATTTTGCCTTATTCAACTGTTGTCCCGAAGCTGCCCCATAACAGTTTATAATCTTTAAAAGCTCAGCACACTGCTGGATATCTGCCCTACAGAAGAACAGATTGTCGTCTGCAAAGAGTAAATGTGACACTGGAGGGCTCCCTTGGGCAATTATAAGCCCTGTAATgcgtccttcttcttctacaccatGAAGTTGCGCTAGCAATGCTTCTGTACATAAAATGAACAAAAAGGGAGAAAGCGGGTCGCCTTGGCGTAATCCTCTTGAAGGGATTATATTTCCTTTTGCTTCTCCATTGATGAGCACTTTATAAGAGACTGAAGAAATGCAACACATCATCATCGAGATCCATTTTTGATCGAACCCTAGCTTGCACATAAGTTTCTCTAAAAACGACCATTCCACTCGATCATACGCcttgctcatatccgtttttATTGCTAGAAACTTTGATCTGCAGGTTGAATTGGTACGGATAGCGTGGAAATTCTCTTGTGCTAGCAAGATGTTATCTGTGATCAGGCGTCGAGCCACAAAGGCCGATTGTGTCTCCGAGATAAGCTTCGGGAGAGCTTTCCGCAGCCTATTAGAGAGAAATTTCGAGATAATCTTATAGCTTACATTGCATAAGCTAATAGGTCTGGACTCCCCCATCTCTCGCGGCCTCTCATTCTTGGGGATCATACAAATGTTGGTCTCGTTTAGCCTTGGATCAAAAGAACCTTGCTCAAAGAAATCCTTAACCATCTTGATGATATCCTTACTGATGGATTTCCAGAAACGTTGGAAAAAAGGCTTGTCATCCCATCGGGACCAGGTGCTTTATCAGGATTAATACCATACACAGCCTTTCGTATCTCTCCATTCGAAGGAGGATGGATTAACGAAGCGTTTATCTCAGGCGTGACTTTTTCCTTGACATACCGCAGAGCTTCCTCCACACCCGATGTATTTGAGGCCGAAAAGAGATCTTGGAAATATTGAGTAACCACATGTTCTATACCATCCTCTGACTCCACCAAGGCACCCACATTGTTTTTTAAACTACAAATACGGTTTCTAGCACGTCGTTGCTTCGTGGTGGCATGGAAGAACTTTGTATTACGGTCTCCCTCTTTCAGCCAGGTGACTctacttttttgtttccaatacTTTTTTGTCACACCCTGAGAGCTGGAGAGCTGTGTTCTTCATCCCGGGTTTGCTCTGTATCTTTAGTAGCGTCGTTGCTTCATTAATTAGATCGATTGAATAATAATTGAGGGGTTTGTAATTTCATATTGTAAAAGTTATTAAAGTTCttataaaatgattttatgacGAGGCCGTTATTAAAAATTCAGATGAttcagttttattttggttCCATTTGTTATAGTGTATCTCAAATTAGTTCAATCCTTGTTTATTATGCTCAGTTGCTCACTGTAACACAAATGACTCATGCAGTGGGCAACACCGCAAGAGCGATCAGTGGAAGACAATTAACAATTAGAAAACGTCGACACATTGCTTTCATGCCGTTGAGTTGCAGTAAATATTACCTGACGATCGCttcatttaatgttttgaaTACTAATTTGTTCACAAATACACAAAACTGTAGAAGTAatgtaaaatatgatttaattaataaccCTTACATTTACCAAAACTCATGCCTTTTTTACTGCAAAATCATCCACTTGCTTAGGATCCCATAATATAAGAGTTCTTTTGAGACATTTGAGAACACGAAAAATTAGAATACATTATGATGCAGAATTGAAATAGTCCTATAATGAATGCAGGTTGGTAGGTTTTGCCCATACACAATTAGATaggaaaatttaaataattactaatttactatatattagcACAAAATTGtgaatgtttttcttcttcaaggtcTTTATCATAGCTATGGAGGTATAAGTTAATAATGAGAAAATGTTCCAATAACTGATAAATATGGTAATGCATACTATAGCACGTAATTCCCATTGTTGGAATATAATCACTACTCGAATTAATATACTTAATTTTCTTATACCTAAACTTAGAAGcctattatttaaattatacagTATTTGTTTCTATGCAAcacaaaattccaaaaattcATTTtcgttgaattttaaaattttaatctcttCGTCGGTGTTAGTTGGAACCTAGTTTACTCTTTCTTCCCACTTCATCAGTTCTCTCATTAAAATCTCTGGTACTCCTTCTCCCATCACCAGAACAAGAACAAATGATATATCTCTGTAACTTCAAATACACGAAAACCAATACACTAAAGATGAGAACGCTTGAAGCTTTTGCtttgtctctgtttcttgtCTTCTTAGTCAAATGGGTCAATTCCGATTCCAATTCTCTTCCTGGTAGAGACCAGTTTCTCAGTTGCATGTCGACACATTCTGATTCAAgcttcaaaaaccctaaaagcttcATCCACGATCCAGATTCAAGACTTTATGCCGATTTCTCGCAA
It encodes the following:
- the LOC104728605 gene encoding uncharacterized protein LOC104728605, with amino-acid sequence MDVPLITCLQPSKRFMVDDYVWSHTKLCQYTVRSGYVIATQAAQEIVEPSTTKLKSQVWKPKTSRKIKHFLWLALSGCVASNSRLADRHCGTDKTCHRCGDEEESINHILFRCPPALQVSALSNIATIPGVFPSNSIYTNFDYLLWQAKEQGTPKDQLEVFPWILWYLWKARNEKTFNNKDTSPLDTLELASSEAAAWRLAQILDSYEEPDDSQDEEVEADGEILGEFRCQIDASWESRDQFAGLGFVMLGPVRTFGLKCTQRHLSVLHAKLAALLWAMESSIHQGWTLVHFETDCLTIIKLTEEIDDWPSFSRELSSFSDLKAKFLVFSISHILRTLNVRADHLAKIVRAQGSLFYHVDSIVP